A single region of the Raphanus sativus cultivar WK10039 chromosome 1, ASM80110v3, whole genome shotgun sequence genome encodes:
- the LOC108814559 gene encoding uncharacterized protein LOC108814559 — translation MKYVLVTGGVVSGLGKGVTASSIGVLLKACGLRVTSIKIDPYLNTDAGTMSPFEHGEVFVLDDGGEVDLDLGNYERFLDIKLTRDNNITTGKIYQHVIAKERKGDYLGKTVQVVPHITDAIQEWIERVAAIPVDGEEGPADICVIELGGTIGDIESAPFIEALGQFSYRVGTGNFCLVHVSLVPVLNVVGEQKTKPTQHSVRGLRGLGLIPDILACRSTKALEENVKEKLAQFCHVPQESIFTLYDVPNIWHIPLLLKDQKAHLAISKVLNLASIVKEPSLEEWTSRAELCDNLHVPVRIAVVGKYTGLSDAYLSILKALLHASVACRKKLVVDWVPACDLEKETEKQNPNAYKAAWKLLKGVDGVLVPGGFGDRGVEGKILAAKYARENKTPFLGICLGMQVAVIEFARSVLSLHDANSTEFKPDTKHPCIVFMPEGSRTHMGGTMRLGSRKSIFTVKDSKSAKLYGNKSFVDERHRHRYEVNPDMVERLEKAGLSFAAKDETGKRMEIVEIPNHPFFIGAQFHPEYKSRPGKASPLFLGLIAASSGELDTVMNPASVHQHIGPKSVFVNGTSKKAPNGMADVRYNNGFCNVLHTR, via the exons atgaagtacGTGCTAGTAACAGGAGGTGTTGTGAGTGGGTTAGGCAAAGGAGTAACAGCAAGTAGTATCGGTGTTCTCCTTAAAGCTTGTGGTCTTCGTGTTACTTCTATCAAAATcg ATCCCTATCTAAACACTGATGCTGGAACCATGTCTCCTTTTGAGCACGGTGAAGTCTTTGTCTTGGACGATGGTGGtgag gtGGATCTTGATCTTGGAAACTACGAGAGGTTCTTAGATATCAAATTAACCAGAGACAATAACATCACTACCGGGAAAATTTACCAG CATGTAATTGCTAAAGAAAGGAAAGGAGATTACTTGGGAAAGACTGTTCAG GTTGTTCctcatatcactgatgcaattcAAGAGTGGATAGAGAGAGTTGCTGCTATCCCTGTTGATGGAGAGGAGGGTCCTGCTGATATTTGCGTTATCGAATTAGGAGGAACTATAG GTGATATTGAATCCGCACCTTTTATTGAGGCACTTGGCCAATTCTCTTACCGTGTAG GCACAGGGAATTTCTGTCTGGTCCACGTCAGCCTCGTGCCTGTGCTTAATGTTGTTGGTGAACAG AAAACTAAACCGACACAACATAGTGTCCGGGGTCTAAGAGGCTTGGGCTTGATACCTGATATCTTAGCTTGTCGGAGCACAAAG GCACTTGAGGAGAATGTGAAAGAAAAGCTAGCTCAATTTTGCCATGTCCCG CAAGAGTCTATATTCACTCTCTATGATGTCCCCAACATTTGGCACATTCCTCTCTTGCTTAAG GATCAGAAGGCTCACTTGGCAATCTCGAAAGTGCTCAATCTTGCTAG TATTGTTAAAGAACCATCTCTAGAGGAATGGACATCAAGAGCCGAGTTATGTGACAACTTACATGTACCG GTGAGAATCGCTGTTGTGGGGAAATACACAGGCCTCTCTGATGCCTATCTCTCCATCTTGAAG GCTCTCTTACATGCTTCTGTCGCTTGTCgcaaaaagctcgtagttgattGGGTTCCAGCTTGTGATCTCGAAAAAGAAACTGAGAAACAG AATCCAAATGCGTATAAAGCTGCTTGGAAGTTGCTGAAG GGTGTAGATGGAGTTCTTGTGCCTGGAGGTTTTGGTGACAGGGGAGTGGAAGGAAAGATTCTTGCTGCAAAATACGCTCGTGAAAACAAAACCCCTTTCCTCGGTATTTGTCTTGGGATGCAGGTCGCTGTCATCGAGTTTGCACGATCAGTTCTCAGCTTGCACGACGCAAACAGCACAGAGTTCAAACCTGACACTAAACATCCGTGCATCGTATTCATGCCTGAG GGTTCAAGAACTCATATGGGAGGCACTATGCGCTTAGGATCAAGAAAATCCATCTTCACTGTCAAAGACAGCAAATCTGCTAAACT CTACGGGAACAAAAGCTTTGTCGATGAGAGGCATCGCCATAGATACGAG GTGAATCCTGATATGGTTGAACGGCTAGAGAAGGCAGGTCTCTCTTTTGCTGCCAAAGATGAAACTGGCAAACGCATGGAG ATTGTTGAGATTCCAAACCATCCTTTCTTCATTGGTGCTCAGTTCCACCCAGAGTACAAATCCAGACCCGGGAAAGCTTCTCCTCTCTTCTTAG GACTCATTGCAGCATCTAGTGGTGAGCTGGACACAGTCATGAATCCAGCTTCTGTTCATCAACATATTGGTCCGAAAAGCGTTTTCGTCAATGGAACCTCCAAGAAAGCTCCCAATGGCATGGCTGATGTAAGATACAATAACGGATTCTGCAACGTCCTCCACACCAGATAG
- the LOC108829887 gene encoding secreted RxLR effector protein 161-like: MNGAALYIKKQKEDVFVVSLYVDDIIIAGNNVYLINTLKENMKNEFEMTDLGLLNYFLGMKVIQDNHGIFLSQKKYANKLIDKFGMKGSKSISTPLTPKGKEVEDDKEYGDPTKYRSNVRGLSYLCTSRPDVMYASSYLLRYMSSPRVKHYQEAKRVLRYVKGTSSFGVLFISVDTPKLIRYSDSDWGGSTKDKKSTSGYAFNLGSAMFCWQSSKQQTVAQSTTEANYISICAATNQAIWLQ, encoded by the coding sequence ATGAATGGTGCGGCTTTGTACATCAAGAAGCAAAAAGAAGATGTTTTCGTAGTTAGcttatatgtagatgatatcatcatcGCAGGAAACAATGTCTATCTCATCAACACACTCAAGGAGAATATGAAGAATGAATTCGAGATGACGGATCTTGGATTGTTAAACTACTTTCTTGGAATGAAAGTAATCCAAGATAATCATGGCATATttctttcacaaaaaaaatatgcaaACAAACTTATTGATAAATTTGGCATGAAAGGAAGCAAGAGCATTAGCACTCCACTCACACCGAAAGGAAAAGAAGTTGAAGATGACAAAGAGTATGGAGATCCGACTAAGTATAGAAGCAATGTCAGAGGGCTTTCGTATTTGTGTACATCAAGACCTGATGTGATGTACGCAAGTTCCTATCTCTTAAGATACATGTCATCACCTCGCGTGAAGCATTACCAAGAAGCCAAAAGGGTGTTAAGATATGTCAAAGGAACATCAAGTTTTGGAGTATTATTTATAAGTGTGGATACACCAAAATTGATAAGATACTCAGACAGTGACTGGGGTGGTTCTACGAAAGACAAGAAAAGCACATCAGGTTATGCTTTTAATCTTGGATCGGCTATGTTTTGTTGGCAGTCAAGTAAGCAACAAACTGTGGCTCAATCTACAACGGAGGCAAATTATATTTCCATATGTGCAGCAACAAACCAAGCAATATGGTTACAATGA